A window from Deltaproteobacteria bacterium encodes these proteins:
- the dksA gene encoding RNA polymerase-binding protein DksA: MKPEKLQTFRYLLTQKMNELLDEADKTVTDMTIGKENFPDPNDRASLESDRNFELRIRDRERRLIVKIQEAIKRIDDGVFGMCEVCTGPISEKRLLARPVTTLCIDCKTKQEKIEKLKGE, from the coding sequence ATGAAACCGGAGAAGCTCCAAACCTTTAGATATCTCCTGACTCAAAAAATGAATGAGTTGCTTGATGAAGCCGATAAAACAGTTACCGACATGACAATAGGGAAAGAAAATTTCCCTGACCCCAATGACAGAGCCAGTCTCGAATCAGACAGGAACTTCGAACTCCGCATCCGGGATAGAGAAAGAAGGTTGATCGTAAAGATTCAGGAAGCGATAAAGCGTATCGACGACGGTGTCTTTGGTATGTGCGAAGTCTGTACTGGCCCCATCTCTGAAAAAAGACTGTTGGCAAGACCTGTAACGACTCTCTGTATTGATTGCAAAACCAAACAGGAAAAGATAGAAAAGCTAAAAGGGGAGTAA